TCACACTCCTTCAATGTGCAGAATCTGAGCTTGATGCCTTTCTTATCAGCTATGTCCTGAACTCTCTCTTTAAGAACTCTTTGAGCTTCCAGCCGTAACCTTTTCGAAGGAGGCAACGGTTTTAGCCTAGAATTGTTCTTCTTTCTCTTCATTAACGGTTTCATAGATCCTGTATTAGTAGTATAGCATCGGCTAAGGACCTGTTGTTAACAAACTTCTTTCTAAGAATAAAAGTATATTTTACTATTGCACAAAAATTTTAAATGTCTAGTGAAAAACTATATTTTATCATTGCACAATTCCCGTATTATTATGCACTGACCTTGTTGGGCGGTAGGAAAACTGAAAGCTGGGAAACTGTTTCTGTTGAAGAGTTGATCCAACGGATGAGATCTCTGCATGAAGTCATCAACAGATACTGGAATCTGGAACTGAGGTTCAACACCATGACCAGCAGCTCTCATCTCTGAACAACTAAGACTAGTCATGGATTTAGGCATGAGTTTAAAAGAAAGAGAAGACCGCCCATACATGTTGTTACCACTACTACTAATATCAGTTCTATGCAATGCAGGGCTAACATAGCCAGCAGTAGCATGGTACAAAGCAAGTCCAGGGTAGACAACCGCTTCTTGAGGACCAAGATCACCATCCACAAGCACCCAACGACCACTAAAATCTCTAATATGAAAGCCAGCCTTGTCTGATTTTATAATAGACAATACACTTTTGTCGACTTGATGATCATGGTCCGAGAACATAACAACAAcgtcgtcttcttcttcttcttgtgtTGCTAAGTTATGGTGAAAGGAGGGCCTTGCATGACAAGTAACAGATAAAACCGAAGATGATATTTCTCGATTTCGTAACGGGAAACTGTCAAGTATCTCGGTGAAGGCACAGCTGCGCAGGTTCAAATAGAAACTGACAGCATCGAGGATAGCACGGGCTGCTTTTCCAAGGAGGGGGAATACATCAAGCAATCCAGCAGGGGGGAATTCAATGTCATTGTTGGGAGTCATTCCGGGTCTGTAATCATAACTTTCTTGCCACATTTGGGGATCTGCTGAGTATCCTGAGGTTTTGCACCATTCGCGGGAATCATTAATGTCAGCAGCAGATGGGTATGAGGGTTTTTGATTAAAGTAGGGTCGAGCAGATTCCAGGCAACATCTTAGAAGAGCAGCCTCATTTGCTGGAAACTGGATGATGGCAGCAGAATATTGAGCAAGAGATTGTGACAAAGTGGAAACGGAGAGCTTGTATGTGTCAGAGGGAAGACCTTCAGAAGCTACTAGATCTGTAAGCTTCACACGGCCTAAGTTTGACAGCCCATTGCCAGCCATCAATTGCGAGCGAGTTGAAGGAAGTTGAacctgaatatatatatatatatttcttccaATACTTCTAGTATACCAAACAGGGAACAAGTTGAAGGAAGAAGAACCTGAATCGTAACTGAAATAATCAGATGAACCGAGCAACGAATACGATGACGATGATCTCCATTGAAGCCAATCGGGAAAGACTAGGGTTGGAACGAACATACAGGAGAcgattggtttttttttttttttttttgggtaggAGTAAAATGCCTCGTCAAAATTTCACCTATAATCCTCAAACTTTTGTAAATTACACTCTTAGTTCCTGTAGTTTGATAAATTGTTATTCGGATAGTACTTaaagcggatggaggttagttttggTATTAAGTAAATGTAAATTGACTAAAATGCTCTTATCTTTGAAAAACAATAACTTACATCTAAAAAATATAACTATGGTTTAATAAATTAAGTAGGACCCACTAAAATGCCAAAAATCAAATCCTAGTGTGACCCACCGTAAGAATCCCTTTTTCTTTTCGCTGAAGCATCTGGCGAGTCCATCACCGGCGATCGTCTAGTTAACAAGTATGATTTCTTCAAAACTAGTTTCAGATCCAGTTCTATCTCTTCCTTCTTCATCACATGTTTTCATTCTTCATCACATGTTAATTTGAATCTGAATTTGTAATCCGTTAACATAAACACAGTGGCAGTTAACATAAACATCTGTTCCCTCTGCCTTAGATAGGATTCCTTCATTGTAATAAAGATCAAATCGTGGGAAAATCGTGAATCAGAACATAGTGTTTCggatttgaaaaaaaaactgaCGAATCGTTAATGAGGATAGGGAGATCCATGGCGATAATGGAGGTGCGGTTGTGATGCTTCAGCTTCCGGTGATGGACTTGccggaaaaaaaaaaagaaatcgtCGGTAAGGGTTGTAGGTGCTGGTGGGAGGGTGACAAGGGTTGTCGAGGGTAAGGGGAGGTAGGGGTCGTCAGAGGTGGGGCAGAAGTAACTGTTGGTGGTGTGTGTTAGTGGCGGTGGTGCTggttgtgacaactggcacttaaccatgtattccgtacaacaGAAATAGTAATTTGTACCTTAATGACTGTGCATGATTAAACTAATGAAATGAATGGTTTTCTGATTTCTGACATAGACATACAAATGCATTACATGTTGCATGATTGCTTATCATTATTACATGCAACCCGGTATGGTTGAATTAGTGCACAGAACGAAACTAGCGCAGTGATCAGACAAACTAGAAGTACTGATgggagttcagtactcagacagACATGCTGTTAAGACACAAAATGAGCCCCggaaccaagagttacactagaattatgacaactgtcaaaaattcAGGTATCTGTTCaattaattaaccatgattaTTGATTAATGACTGTGTTGAATTGcaattaactgctttctgatttctgccatatacatacatgtgcatcacatattgcttgatgtcatatcattattgcatgatAGCTTATTAATTCAGATGATTCATTAAGTACAGTTAGCACAATTATCTAATAAATCAGGAAAATGCTGACAGAactcagcacatagacagacagtgcattgagacacagaatgagccagaaactaagtactacactagtatagtgtgtttctaagtgatagtttaagtgccggaaagtgcctaaaactcacccaaagtgctgaattcagcaaaaatcaacATTTTAACAatctaatatcatgcagaaatatggttaaatggtcctgaatgctttcctaagtgtcgggaatcaaaagtgttacaaaaaggtacataaagcacactaaactgcaaagtttagcactttaacgaaccagtaaccaaccgaacaactggactCTACCCGGAACATCAAATTCACACTAGAAGCACGGTTTTAACAT
The Helianthus annuus cultivar XRQ/B chromosome 6, HanXRQr2.0-SUNRISE, whole genome shotgun sequence genome window above contains:
- the LOC110865832 gene encoding uncharacterized protein LOC110865832; translation: MFVPTLVFPDWLQWRSSSSYSLLGSSDYFSYDSGSSSFNLFPVWYTRSIGRNIYIYIQVQLPSTRSQLMAGNGLSNLGRVKLTDLVASEGLPSDTYKLSVSTLSQSLAQYSAAIIQFPANEAALLRCCLESARPYFNQKPSYPSAADINDSREWCKTSGYSADPQMWQESYDYRPGMTPNNDIEFPPAGLLDVFPLLGKAARAILDAVSFYLNLRSCAFTEILDSFPLRNREISSSVLSVTCHARPSFHHNLATQEEEEDDVVVMFSDHDHQVDKSVLSIIKSDKAGFHIRDFSGRWVLVDGDLGPQEAVVYPGLALYHATAGYVSPALHRTDISSSGNNMYGRSSLSFKLMPKSMTSLSCSEMRAAGHGVEPQFQIPVSVDDFMQRSHPLDQLFNRNSFPAFSFPTAQQGSMKPLMKRKKNNSRLKPLPPSKRLRLEAQRVLKERVQDIADKKGIKLRFCTLKECESHIHTLDSPCGNIRLEIGWPPGVPFVHPHDLPNKAKIGFLETYEPGWSANHDMELSLIETGQPSQPADN